AGCTTGCTGCACAATAAGGACGCCCAAAGCTAAGGAGAACCAGCCCAACCACAATCCCAAAGAATCACTGAAGTTTTTGCGCACGCTGCGCTGTGCCATCCAGCTCCAGAGCGCGCGAAAAACAAGAAGCCATGCCGCGCCGAAAAGCCAGCCACCGAGAATATCCGTTGGGAAATGGACGCCGAGAACCACGCGCGAAAGCGAAATTAGCCCAATCAGTAGAATAGCTGCACCAAAGAAGTACGGTCGATTTCGACTGTACCTTTTCGAGGCGACATAAGCCAAGAACAGCCAGACTGCGAGGGCGTTTTGCGCGTGGCTCGAAGGAATACCGAAGCTTGGATCGGTCGAAAGCGCGCGGACTTCTTCGCCGAACCAATACGGGCGTGGCGCAGCGAACAAAAGTTTCAACAACACATTGAGCGCGTCGCCACCAATAACCAGCGCGCCGAGTTGCAAGCCGCGCCGTCGCGAAATGCACCAGTAAACAAGCGGAATCAGCAGCAAAAAGAATTCTTCGTTGCCGAGAATCGTGATGAATTTCCAGAACGAAACCAAAGACGAGTTGGCAGCAAGCGAATTTTGCAGCGAAGCGATGAAGGGCAATTGGGCGCGAAGAAAGTCGGTCATAAAAAATGAAACTGTTAAAATGGAACGCCGGTGACTTTCCATAAATAACACACATCTCAATAAAAATCTCGCCGGCTGGAACGATTTCGTAGCCGCTTCGCCCTACGGCGATACCATGCAATGCCTCGAATGGGGCGACGTGAAGAAACCTTTGTGGCAGCCGGTTCCCGTCGTTGTCCGCGATGGCGACGCGATTTTAGCAACAGCTTTGGTGCTCAAGCGGCGCATTCCGCGCACGCGACGCTGCATTTTTTACGTCCCGCGCGGGCCAATCGTCGATTGGACAGACCTGAAAACCGTCGAGCGCCTGATGACGGCGTTGCGCGAAGCAGCCAAAAAACATCGCGCGATACTCATCAAAGTCGATCCGGCGGTTCCACAAGGAACGGCCGATTTCGACGCAACGATTGCGAAACACGGTTTCCTGCCTTCGCCCGATGCCGAAGGCGGCTTTGGCGGAACGCAACCGC
This genomic window from Abditibacteriaceae bacterium contains:
- a CDS encoding phosphatase PAP2 family protein, yielding MTDFLRAQLPFIASLQNSLAANSSLVSFWKFITILGNEEFFLLLIPLVYWCISRRRGLQLGALVIGGDALNVLLKLLFAAPRPYWFGEEVRALSTDPSFGIPSSHAQNALAVWLFLAYVASKRYSRNRPYFFGAAILLIGLISLSRVVLGVHFPTDILGGWLFGAAWLLVFRALWSWMAQRSVRKNFSDSLGLWLGWFSLALGVLIVQQALNNKVSSDLTTAQQFWRQTNNAALETGIAAVVARSGALFGLICGTALVLRGTGFRVSGTTLQKIGRFLVGFVGILVIWRGLAAVFPKGESEIALVFRFVRYALLTLWVTWLWPLLWNRPKLKKGISPLAAVD